A single region of the Sciurus carolinensis chromosome 14, mSciCar1.2, whole genome shotgun sequence genome encodes:
- the Brd3 gene encoding bromodomain-containing protein 3 encodes MSTTTAAAPAGIPAAPGPANPPPPEVSNPSKPGRKTNQLQYMQNVVVKTLWKHQFAWPFYQPVDAIKLNLPDYHKIIKNPMDMGTIKKRLENNYYWSASECMQDFNTMFTNCYIYNKPTDDIVLMAQALEKIFLQKVAQMPQEEVELLPPAPKGKGRKPAAGTQSAGTQQVAAVSSVSPATPFQNVPPTVSQTPVIAATPVPTITANVTSVPVPPAAAPPPPSTPIVPVVPPTPPVVKKKGVKRKADTTTPTTSAITASRSESPPPLSDPKQAKVVARRESGGRPIKPPKKDLEDGEVPQHAGKKGKLSEQLRHCDSILREMLSKKHAAYAWPFYKPVDAEALELHDYHDIIKHPMDLSTVKRKMDSREYPDAQGFAADIRLMFSNCYKYNPPDHEVVAMARKLQDVFEMRFAKMPDEPVEAPALPTPTAPVVSKGTESSRSSEESSSDSGSSDSEEERATRLAELQEQLKAVHEQLAALSQAPVNKPKKKKEKKEKEKKKKDKDREKEKHKAKPEDERKAKGAPPAKQAPQKKAPAKKASSTTAASRQPKKGGKQASASYDSEEEEEGLPMSYDEKRQLSLDINRLPGEKLGRVVHIIQSREPSLRDSNPDEIEIDFETLKPTTLRELERYVKSCLQKKQRKPFSTSGKKQAAKSKEELAQEKKKELEKRLQDVSGQLNSKKPAKKEKAGSAPSGGPSRLSSSSSSESGSSSSSGSSSDSSDSE; translated from the exons ATGTCCACCACCACTGCGGCCGCCCCCGCGGGGATCCCGGCGGCCCCGGGCCCTGCGAACCCGCCCCCGCCGGAGGTCTCCAACCCCAGCAAGCCTGGCCGCAAGACCAACCAGCTGCAGTACATGCAGAACGTGGTGGTGAAGACGCTCTGGAAGCACCAGTTTGCCTGGCCCTTCTACCAGCCCGTGGATGCGATCAAGCTCAACCTGCCT gattatcataaaataataaaaaacccaATGGATATGGGGACTATTAAGAAGAGACTAGAAAACAATTATTATTGGAGTGCAAGTGAATGTATGCAGGACTTCAACACCATGTTTACAAACTGTTACATTTACAACAAG CCCACAGATGACATAGTGCTAATGGCCCAAGCCTTAGAGAAAATTTTTCTGCAGAAAGTGGCCCAGATGCCCCAAGAGGAAGTTGAGTTATTACCCCCTGCTCCAAAAGGCAAAGGCCGGAAGCCGGCTGCGGGGACCCAGAGTGCAG GTACGCAGCAAGTGGCGGCCGtgtcctcagtctccccagcGACCCCCTTCCAGAACGTGCCCCCCACTGTCTCCCAGACGCCCGTCATTGCTGCCACCCCCGTACCAACCATCACTGCAAACGTCACATCAGTCCCTGTTCCCCCGGCTGCTGCACCACCTCCTCCCTCGACACCCATCGTCCCCGTGGTCCCTCCCACGCCGCCTGTTGTCAAG AAAAAGGGTGTGAAGCGGAAAGCAGACACGACCACGCCCACCACGTCGGCCATCACCGCCAGCCGCAGCGAGTCGCCCCCGCCACTGTCCGACCCCAAGCAGGCCAAGGTGGTCGCCCGGCGTGAGAGCGGGGGCCGTCCCATCAAGCCACCCAAGAAGGACCTGGAGGACGGTGAGGTGCCCCAGCACGCGGGCAAGAAGGGCAAGCTGTCGGAGCAGCTGCGGCACTGCGACAGCATCCTCCGGGAGATGCTGTCCAAGAAGCACGCCGCCTACGCCTGGCCCTTCTACAAGCCGGTGGACGCCGAGGCGCTGGAGCTGCATGACTACCACGATATCATCAAGCACCCCATGGACCTCAGCACCGTCAAG AGGAAGATGGACAGCCGGGAGTACCCCGATGCACAGGGTTTCGCTGCTGACATCCGGTTAATGTTCTCCAATTGTTATAAGTACAATCCGCCAGACCATGAGGTGGTGGCCATGGCCAGGAAGCTCCAG GACGTGTTTGAGATGAGGTTTGCCAAGATGCCAGACGAGCCTGTGGAGGCACCAGCGCTGCCCACCCCCACAGCCCCTGTGGTCAGCAAGGGCACGGAGAGCAGCCGCAGCAGCGAGGAGAGCTCTTCTGACTCGGGCAGCTCGGATTCGGAGGAGGAGCGAGCCACGAGGCTGGCCGAGCTCCAGGAGCAG CTGAAGGCTGTGCATGAGCAACTGGCCGCCCTGTCTCAGGCCCCGGTGAATAAaccaaagaagaagaaggagaagaaggagaaggagaagaagaagaaggacaaggacagggagaaggagaagcaCAAGGCCAAGCCTGAGGACGAGAGGAAGGCCAAGGGCGCCCCGCCCGCCAAGCAGGCCCCGCAGAAGAAGGCCCCAGCCAAGAAGGCCAGCAGCACCACTGCGGCCAGCAG ACAGCCGAAGAAGGGCGGCAAGCAGGCGTCCGCGTCCTACGActcggaggaggaggaagagggcctGCCCATGAGCTACGATGAGAAGCGCCAGCTCAGCCTGGACATCAACCGGCTGCCAGGCGAGAAGCTGGGCCGCGTGGTGCACATCATCCAGTCGCGGGAGCCCTCGCTCAGGGACTCCAACCCCGATGAGATCGAGATCGACTTTGAGACTCTGAAACCCACCACCTTGCGGGAGCTGGAGAGATACGTCAAGTCTTGCTTACAGAAGAAGCAGAGGAAGCCCTTCT CAACAAGCGGGAAGAAGCAGGCGGCCAAATCGAAGGAGGAGCTGGcacaggagaagaagaaggagctGGAGAAGCGGCTGCAGGATGTCAGCGGGCAACTGAACAGCAAGAAGCCCGCCAAGAAAG AGAAGGCCGGCTCCGCGCCCTCCGGGGGACCGTCCCggctcagcagcagcagctcctcAGAGTCGGGGAGCAGCAGCTCCAGCGGGTCCAGCTCCGACAGCAGCGACTCCGAGTGA